One region of Arthrobacter sp. StoSoilB22 genomic DNA includes:
- a CDS encoding alpha/beta hydrolase, which yields METWTVETNDGGGQLEVHTFRPADSAGASLPGSKAPAEPAGVVLVHGTLVTDALYWPFARTLSVMLGRPVHSYNRRGRGHSTPQPPGYSVGTEIADLQTVMERTGSTDVVAHSYGGFVALQAARQARINKLVTYDAAVSLSGNLSSRWRPELEEAVTSGQLDHAWAHLVQGLGTAGPISYLPMGALRALSVLSARTRLGLEMRSLLPTAVTEMRAVLDADAHLHDFMHLSTPTLMLSGGWSPSYFAETGRILAGAVPAITFAVVPLQFHEGPLRPGKRLASRIARFLSGSPGSPVEDETDSAP from the coding sequence GTGGAAACGTGGACGGTTGAAACGAACGACGGCGGCGGGCAGCTTGAGGTGCACACCTTTCGGCCTGCCGATTCTGCAGGTGCTTCCCTTCCGGGTTCGAAGGCACCTGCTGAACCAGCCGGCGTCGTACTGGTTCATGGCACCTTGGTGACCGACGCCCTGTACTGGCCGTTCGCGCGGACGCTGAGCGTCATGCTGGGGCGTCCGGTGCACAGTTATAACCGGCGCGGGAGGGGACATTCCACACCACAGCCGCCCGGTTATTCTGTGGGCACCGAGATCGCGGACCTTCAAACCGTCATGGAACGCACCGGCTCCACGGATGTGGTGGCACACAGCTATGGCGGTTTCGTAGCACTGCAGGCCGCGCGCCAAGCCAGAATCAACAAGCTGGTGACGTACGACGCCGCCGTGTCGCTCTCAGGCAACCTCAGCAGCCGGTGGCGGCCCGAGCTCGAGGAAGCTGTAACCTCCGGCCAGCTGGATCACGCTTGGGCCCATCTGGTGCAAGGACTGGGAACGGCGGGGCCGATTTCCTATCTGCCCATGGGTGCGCTGCGTGCGCTCAGTGTCCTCTCCGCCCGGACCCGGCTGGGTTTGGAGATGCGCTCCCTCCTACCCACCGCCGTCACGGAAATGCGCGCGGTACTGGACGCGGACGCCCACCTTCACGATTTCATGCACCTCTCCACCCCTACTCTCATGCTCAGCGGCGGGTGGAGTCCGTCGTATTTCGCCGAGACCGGCCGGATTCTGGCCGGTGCCGTGCCGGCCATCACCTTCGCGGTGGTGCCGCTTCAGTTCCATGAGGGTCCGCTCCGGCCCGGGAAACGGCTCGCGTCGCGGATCGCCCGGTTCCTGTCGGGTAGTCCCGGTAGTCCCGTGGAGGACGAAACCGACAGCGCCCCCTAG
- the lysS gene encoding lysine--tRNA ligase: MTSANTPAQNTSAEPIDASEQMRIRMEKRAKLMERGTEAYPVGVERTHSLSEIREKYAHLEADETTRDTVGITGRVVFVRNTGKLCFATLQEGGVDGKGVRLQAMLSLANVGEEALADWKALVDLGDHVFIKGEVISSRRGELSVMADSWSMASKALRPLPVLHAELNEETRVRQRYVDLMVRDEAREMVYKRAAITRSVRDTLDRHGYVEVETPILQLVHGGATARPFETHMNAFDQKMTLRIATELFLKRAVVGGIDRVYDMGRVFRNEGVDSTHSPEFTTLECYEAWADQFVMAERMKEIILNVADVVGTRTIQTDAGEINLDGEWAWISVYPGISEAVGIEITPDTAVDELLAIAAKHEVKVDPKWDAEKIVVELFGEIVEPTLLNPTFVYDYPPSAQPLARPHREDGRLIEAWDLIIGGMERGTAFSELIDPVIQRERLTEQSRRSAAGDEEAMQLDEDFLRALEYGAPPMGGIGLGIDRLVMLFTGAGIRETILFPLLKPEGH, translated from the coding sequence GTGACTTCCGCAAACACCCCCGCCCAGAACACCTCCGCAGAGCCCATCGATGCCAGCGAGCAAATGCGCATCCGTATGGAGAAGCGCGCCAAGCTGATGGAGCGCGGCACCGAGGCCTATCCGGTGGGTGTAGAACGGACCCATTCCCTCAGCGAGATCCGCGAGAAGTACGCACACCTGGAAGCCGATGAAACCACGAGAGACACCGTGGGCATCACCGGCCGCGTCGTCTTCGTCCGCAATACCGGCAAGCTGTGCTTCGCCACGCTCCAGGAGGGCGGGGTGGACGGCAAGGGGGTGCGCCTCCAGGCAATGCTGAGCCTGGCCAATGTCGGTGAGGAAGCGCTCGCTGACTGGAAGGCCCTTGTTGACCTTGGAGACCACGTCTTTATCAAGGGCGAGGTCATCTCTTCCCGCCGCGGCGAGCTGTCTGTCATGGCCGACTCCTGGTCCATGGCATCCAAGGCCTTGCGTCCGCTCCCGGTCCTGCACGCGGAACTGAATGAGGAAACCCGTGTTCGCCAGCGCTACGTTGACCTCATGGTCCGCGACGAAGCCCGCGAAATGGTCTACAAGCGTGCAGCCATCACCCGCTCGGTCCGCGACACCCTTGACCGCCACGGTTACGTGGAGGTGGAGACTCCCATCCTGCAGCTGGTCCACGGCGGAGCTACCGCACGTCCGTTCGAGACGCACATGAACGCTTTCGACCAGAAGATGACCTTGCGCATCGCCACTGAGCTCTTCCTCAAGCGCGCCGTTGTTGGCGGCATTGACCGCGTCTATGACATGGGCCGGGTCTTCCGCAACGAAGGCGTGGACTCCACGCACAGCCCCGAATTCACCACCCTCGAATGCTACGAAGCGTGGGCGGACCAGTTCGTCATGGCCGAGCGCATGAAGGAAATCATCCTGAACGTGGCCGACGTCGTGGGGACGCGCACCATCCAGACGGACGCCGGGGAAATTAACCTCGACGGCGAATGGGCGTGGATTTCGGTGTACCCGGGTATTTCCGAAGCTGTGGGGATTGAAATTACTCCGGACACCGCGGTAGATGAACTGCTGGCAATTGCTGCCAAGCATGAGGTCAAGGTGGACCCCAAATGGGACGCCGAGAAGATCGTTGTGGAACTGTTCGGTGAGATCGTGGAACCAACCCTGCTGAACCCCACATTTGTTTACGACTACCCGCCGTCCGCCCAGCCGCTGGCTCGCCCGCACCGTGAAGACGGCCGGCTCATTGAGGCCTGGGACCTGATTATTGGGGGCATGGAGCGGGGAACAGCGTTCTCCGAGCTCATTGATCCCGTGATCCAGCGTGAGCGCCTCACAGAGCAGTCCCGTCGCTCCGCTGCAGGCGACGAGGAAGCCATGCAGCTGGACGAGGACTTCCTGAGGGCCCTTGAATACGGTGCACCACCCATGGGTGGCATCGGGTTGGGTATTGACCGCCTGGTGATGCTGTTTACCGGTGCTGGTATCCGCGAAACCATCCTGTTCCCGTTGTTGAAGCCTGAAGGTCACTGA
- a CDS encoding alpha/beta hydrolase yields MRERDIKTHDGGNLALYSYGTEEAPGERRVVLIGGAFLTALIYRPFSIALSKGLGEGWAVDVYDRRGRGQSTEQPHNYSMATEIADVRTIMDATGARNIMGHSLGGAVALNAAQAFAGTPHQPDKLAVYDAAVNIDGSMDTGWIKGFEDSVNAGEINQAMAKMKRGMEAGTALARVPEPILVGLMAVVSRTKVNKLFRDLLPTGVGELKAAFDESDTPRDFSVLPPSTHFMVGKKSPQFYKVAAARLNRAVPGSTLEVSPKGFHGSVPAAVNELVSDISDYFKG; encoded by the coding sequence GTGAGGGAACGGGACATCAAAACGCACGACGGCGGCAATCTCGCCTTGTACAGCTACGGCACGGAAGAAGCGCCCGGGGAGCGCCGTGTGGTGCTCATTGGAGGCGCATTCCTCACTGCTCTGATCTACCGTCCTTTTTCCATAGCCCTATCCAAGGGACTGGGCGAAGGCTGGGCCGTGGATGTGTACGATCGCCGCGGCCGGGGCCAGTCAACCGAGCAACCCCACAATTACTCCATGGCGACGGAAATCGCCGATGTCCGCACCATCATGGACGCCACGGGTGCCCGTAACATCATGGGCCATAGTTTGGGCGGCGCCGTGGCGCTCAACGCAGCCCAAGCCTTCGCAGGCACGCCCCACCAGCCGGACAAACTTGCCGTGTACGACGCCGCCGTAAACATTGACGGCAGCATGGATACCGGGTGGATCAAAGGGTTCGAGGACTCCGTCAATGCCGGTGAAATCAACCAGGCCATGGCAAAGATGAAGCGGGGCATGGAGGCTGGTACAGCACTTGCCCGCGTACCGGAACCCATTCTGGTCGGGCTCATGGCCGTGGTGTCACGAACCAAAGTCAACAAGCTCTTCCGCGACTTGCTGCCCACTGGCGTGGGGGAACTCAAAGCAGCCTTCGATGAGTCCGACACTCCGCGGGATTTCTCCGTCCTTCCTCCCAGCACGCACTTCATGGTGGGTAAGAAGAGCCCGCAGTTCTACAAAGTGGCAGCCGCACGCCTGAACCGGGCCGTTCCAGGCAGCACCTTGGAAGTCTCGCCCAAAGGCTTTCACGGCTCTGTTCCGGCCGCGGTCAATGAATTGGTCTCCGACATCTCGGACTACTTCAAGGGTTGA
- a CDS encoding alpha/beta hydrolase, whose protein sequence is MTRDIIMTHDGGHLEVLTTGGELAAAGSGVVVVPASMVTATDYQRFAQKLSEALGRPVHTFNRRGRGDSSPQSEDYTLEADIRDLHDVMKHTSSTDVFGHSFGGAVALHAARTLPVERLAVYDPAVSVNHSVKADWTPDYERATAAGDYDRALAILIKGVETGGAFARMPLSMLTLANKLAAGTPLGKQMRELMTCGVREIKAVIAADMPAEPFVELPLETLIVVGEKSPAYFGVACGQIHDILSGSSYTILPGSGHDGPIKAPEKLISELSEFFSG, encoded by the coding sequence ATGACGCGCGACATCATCATGACCCACGACGGCGGACACCTCGAAGTACTCACCACCGGCGGTGAACTGGCAGCAGCAGGCTCCGGCGTCGTCGTCGTTCCTGCCTCAATGGTGACTGCCACTGACTACCAGCGTTTCGCTCAGAAACTCAGCGAGGCCCTTGGCCGCCCGGTCCACACGTTCAATCGCCGTGGGCGCGGGGATTCGTCCCCGCAGTCGGAGGACTACACGCTTGAAGCGGATATCCGGGACCTCCACGACGTCATGAAGCACACGTCCAGCACTGATGTGTTTGGTCACAGCTTCGGCGGCGCAGTGGCGCTGCACGCGGCCCGGACCCTTCCGGTGGAACGCCTGGCGGTGTACGACCCCGCCGTGTCCGTTAACCACAGTGTCAAAGCTGATTGGACACCGGATTATGAACGCGCGACGGCGGCCGGTGACTATGATCGCGCCCTCGCCATCCTCATCAAGGGAGTTGAGACCGGCGGCGCCTTCGCCCGCATGCCCCTGTCCATGCTGACCTTGGCAAACAAACTTGCCGCCGGAACTCCATTGGGCAAGCAGATGCGTGAGCTGATGACTTGCGGTGTCCGCGAGATCAAGGCGGTCATCGCTGCGGACATGCCGGCCGAGCCGTTCGTTGAACTGCCTTTGGAGACTTTGATTGTGGTGGGCGAAAAGAGCCCCGCATACTTCGGCGTTGCGTGCGGCCAGATCCATGACATCCTTTCCGGATCCAGCTACACCATCCTGCCCGGCTCGGGGCATGACGGGCCCATCAAGGCTCCGGAAAAGCTGATCTCGGAGTTGTCAGAGTTCTTCTCGGGCTAG